Proteins found in one Perca fluviatilis chromosome 9, GENO_Pfluv_1.0, whole genome shotgun sequence genomic segment:
- the LOC120565977 gene encoding torsin-1A-interacting protein 2-like isoform X4 — protein sequence MAEQDPDHHHTTECKDESSAELKQWKTDISPNEEQQLSVDSASSSASTNRETNDNGEDVEQSDVKNGDSAEKRTGPLPERSSPSDEDAARKVKENSTSLDEGSHGDYRSKTPGNEPSTTPAEEISNSASSSASTNRETNDNGEDVEQSGVKNGDSAEKRTGPLPERSSPSDEDAARKVKENSTSLDEGSHGDYRSKTPGNEPSTTPAEEISRENYTGEKKKAPETTSPPALGVRNDDQVDLHNEESPDPNNTEAGKDDGSSPKTDLTPEEEKDIQDNTSPQRKEKVDVPTAQESAHAQHALPEVIGNQAGSIMCLIGILVVVVALLVPHLQPESPPQEEDVRQIDIFLRQLEKVKTQFPNQRAELWNRSKIHLLRHLQSAQPTEPVSLILTAGHKAETTLRCLAQGLASAFSSALNASVLHIDGASKASQDSDQVKLDIDSKLQGAFEGDKPVAVIERFEELPPGSTLIFYRYCDHENAAYKKTCLIFTVLLGDEEEIPAETRLSTVEEMVDDHLQKKFLSDGHPVSFDRMDLDKYGGLWSRISHLILPVAAEERIEHEGC from the exons ATGGCAGAGCAAGACCCAGATCACCACCACACAACAG aatgCAAGGACGAATCATCAGCTGAGTTAAAACAGTGGAAGACTGATATTTCTCCAAATGAAGAGCAGCAACTCTCCGTAG ATTCGGCTTCATCATCTGCATCcacaaacagagagactaacGACAATGGTGAAGACGTGGAGCAGTCTGACGTTAAAA ACGGTGATTCAGCTGAAAAGAGGACAGGGCCTCTTCCAGAACGGTCTTCACCCTCAGATGAGGACGCAGCACGGAAGGTGAAGGAGAACAGCACGTCACTTGATGAAGGAAGTCATGGTGATTACAGGAGCAAGACACCAGGGAACGAGCCATCGACCACGCCAGCTGAAGAGATCTCCA ATTCGGCTTCATCATCTGCATCcacaaacagagagactaacGACAATGGTGAAGACGTGGAGCAGTCTGGTGTTAAAA ACGGTGATTCAGCTGAAAAGAGGACCGGGCCTCTTCCAGAACGGTCTTCACCCTCAGATGAGGACGCAGCGCGGAAGGTGAAGGAGAACAGCACGTCACTTGATGAAGGAAGTCATGGTGATTACAGGAGCAAGACACCAGGGAACGAGCCATCGACCACGCCAGCTGAAGAGATCTCCA GAGAAAACTACACCGGGGAGAAGAAGAAAGCACCAGAAACAACCAGCCCCCCAGCCCTGGGTGTCAGAAATGATGATCAAGTAGATCTACATAATGAAGAAAGCCCAGACCCTAACAACACTGAAGCTGGAAAGG ATGATGGAAGCAGCCCGAAGACAGATTTAACTCCTGAGGAAGAAAAGGATATACAGGATAACACCTCCCCACAGAGAAAGGAAAAGGTTGATGTTCCTACGGCTCAGGAGTCTGCTCATGCTCAACATGCACTTCCAGAGGTTATTGGAAATCAAGCAG GAAGTATAATGTGCCTGATAGGTATTTTGGTGGTAGTTGTTGCCTTGCTGGTGCCGCATCTCCAACCCGAATCTCCACCTCAGGAAGAAGATGTGCGGCAAATAGACATCTTCCTCAGGCAGTTGGAAAAAGTAAAGACTCAGTTTCCTAACCAGCGTGCTGAGCTCTGGAATAGGAGCAAGATCCACCTGCTGAGGCACCTCCAGTCAGCCCAGCCCACAGAGCCGGTCAGTCTGATCCTGACTGCAGGCCACAAAGCTGAGACCACACTGCGCTGCCTGGCTCAGGGGCTGGCCTCCGCCTTCTCGTCTGCCCTCAACGCCTCCGTCCTCCACATCGATGGAGCCAGCAAAGCCAGCCAGGACAGCGACCAGGTCAAACTGGACATCGACAGCAAGCTGCAGGGAGCTTTCGAAGGAGACAAACCCGTGGCTGTCATTGAGCGCTTCGAAGAGCTGCCTCCGGGCTCCACCCTTATTTTTTATCGCTACTGCGACCACGAGAACGCCGCCTACAAGAAGACGTGTCTGATCTTCACAGTACTGCTGGGGGACGAAGAGGAGATTCCTGCCGAGACTCGTTTGAGTACCGTGGAGGAGATGGTTGACGACCATCTGCAGAAGAAGTTCCTTTCGGATGGCCATCCAGTATCTTTTGACAGGATGGACCTTGATAAGTACGGTGGACTGTGGAGTCGTATTTCTCACCTCATCCTGCCTGTGGCAGCAGAGGAAAGGATAGAACATGAAGGGTGCTAG
- the LOC120565977 gene encoding torsin-1A-interacting protein 2-like isoform X1, with protein sequence MAEQDPDHHHTTECKDESSAELKQWKTDISPNEEQQLSVDSASSSASTNRETNDNGEDVEQSDVKNGDSAEKRTGPLPERSSPSDEDAARKVKENSTSLDEGSHGDYKSKTPGNEPSTTPAEEISKGKEEETQSTNIDHASSSELKQWKTDISLNEEQQLSVDSASSSASTNRETNDNGEDVEQSDVKNGDSAEKRTGPLPERSSPSDEDAARKVKENSTSLDEGSHGDYRSKTPGNEPSTTPAEEISNSASSSASTNRETNDNGEDVEQSGVKNGDSAEKRTGPLPERSSPSDEDAARKVKENSTSLDEGSHGDYRSKTPGNEPSTTPAEEISRENYTGEKKKAPETTSPPALGVRNDDQVDLHNEESPDPNNTEAGKDDGSSPKTDLTPEEEKDIQDNTSPQRKEKVDVPTAQESAHAQHALPEVIGNQAGSIMCLIGILVVVVALLVPHLQPESPPQEEDVRQIDIFLRQLEKVKTQFPNQRAELWNRSKIHLLRHLQSAQPTEPVSLILTAGHKAETTLRCLAQGLASAFSSALNASVLHIDGASKASQDSDQVKLDIDSKLQGAFEGDKPVAVIERFEELPPGSTLIFYRYCDHENAAYKKTCLIFTVLLGDEEEIPAETRLSTVEEMVDDHLQKKFLSDGHPVSFDRMDLDKYGGLWSRISHLILPVAAEERIEHEGC encoded by the exons ATGGCAGAGCAAGACCCAGATCACCACCACACAACAG aatgCAAGGACGAATCATCAGCTGAGTTAAAACAGTGGAAGACTGATATTTCTCCAAATGAAGAGCAGCAACTCTCCGTAG ATTCCGCTTCATCATCTGCATCcacaaacagagagactaacGACAATGGTGAAGACGTGGAGCAGTCTGACGTTAAAA ACGGTGATTCAGCTGAAAAGAGGACAGGGCCTCTTCCAGAACGGTCTTCACCCTCAGATGAGGACGCAGCGCGGAAGGTGAAGGAGAACAGCACGTCACTTGATGAAGGAAGTCATGGTGATTACAAGAGCAAGACACCAGGGAACGAGCCATCGACCACGCCAGCTGAAGAGATCTCCA aaGGCAAGGAAGAAGAAACACAGTCCACAAACATTGATCATGCCTCATCATCTGAGTTAAAACAGTGGAAGACTGATATTTCTCTGAATGAAGAGCAGCAACTCTCCGTAG ATTCGGCTTCATCATCTGCATCcacaaacagagagactaacGACAATGGTGAAGACGTGGAGCAGTCTGACGTTAAAA ACGGTGATTCAGCTGAAAAGAGGACAGGGCCTCTTCCAGAACGGTCTTCACCCTCAGATGAGGACGCAGCACGGAAGGTGAAGGAGAACAGCACGTCACTTGATGAAGGAAGTCATGGTGATTACAGGAGCAAGACACCAGGGAACGAGCCATCGACCACGCCAGCTGAAGAGATCTCCA ATTCGGCTTCATCATCTGCATCcacaaacagagagactaacGACAATGGTGAAGACGTGGAGCAGTCTGGTGTTAAAA ACGGTGATTCAGCTGAAAAGAGGACCGGGCCTCTTCCAGAACGGTCTTCACCCTCAGATGAGGACGCAGCGCGGAAGGTGAAGGAGAACAGCACGTCACTTGATGAAGGAAGTCATGGTGATTACAGGAGCAAGACACCAGGGAACGAGCCATCGACCACGCCAGCTGAAGAGATCTCCA GAGAAAACTACACCGGGGAGAAGAAGAAAGCACCAGAAACAACCAGCCCCCCAGCCCTGGGTGTCAGAAATGATGATCAAGTAGATCTACATAATGAAGAAAGCCCAGACCCTAACAACACTGAAGCTGGAAAGG ATGATGGAAGCAGCCCGAAGACAGATTTAACTCCTGAGGAAGAAAAGGATATACAGGATAACACCTCCCCACAGAGAAAGGAAAAGGTTGATGTTCCTACGGCTCAGGAGTCTGCTCATGCTCAACATGCACTTCCAGAGGTTATTGGAAATCAAGCAG GAAGTATAATGTGCCTGATAGGTATTTTGGTGGTAGTTGTTGCCTTGCTGGTGCCGCATCTCCAACCCGAATCTCCACCTCAGGAAGAAGATGTGCGGCAAATAGACATCTTCCTCAGGCAGTTGGAAAAAGTAAAGACTCAGTTTCCTAACCAGCGTGCTGAGCTCTGGAATAGGAGCAAGATCCACCTGCTGAGGCACCTCCAGTCAGCCCAGCCCACAGAGCCGGTCAGTCTGATCCTGACTGCAGGCCACAAAGCTGAGACCACACTGCGCTGCCTGGCTCAGGGGCTGGCCTCCGCCTTCTCGTCTGCCCTCAACGCCTCCGTCCTCCACATCGATGGAGCCAGCAAAGCCAGCCAGGACAGCGACCAGGTCAAACTGGACATCGACAGCAAGCTGCAGGGAGCTTTCGAAGGAGACAAACCCGTGGCTGTCATTGAGCGCTTCGAAGAGCTGCCTCCGGGCTCCACCCTTATTTTTTATCGCTACTGCGACCACGAGAACGCCGCCTACAAGAAGACGTGTCTGATCTTCACAGTACTGCTGGGGGACGAAGAGGAGATTCCTGCCGAGACTCGTTTGAGTACCGTGGAGGAGATGGTTGACGACCATCTGCAGAAGAAGTTCCTTTCGGATGGCCATCCAGTATCTTTTGACAGGATGGACCTTGATAAGTACGGTGGACTGTGGAGTCGTATTTCTCACCTCATCCTGCCTGTGGCAGCAGAGGAAAGGATAGAACATGAAGGGTGCTAG
- the LOC120565977 gene encoding torsin-1A-interacting protein 2-like isoform X3, which translates to MAEQDPDHHHTTECKDESSAELKQWKTDISPNEEQQLSVDSASSSASTNRETNDNGEDVEQSDVKNGDSAEKRTGPLPERSSPSDEDAARKVKENSTSLDEGSHGDYKSKTPGNEPSTTPAEEISNSASSSASTNRETNDNGEDVEQSDVKNGDSAEKRTGPLPERSSPSDEDAARKVKENSTSLDEGSHGDYRSKTPGNEPSTTPAEEISNSASSSASTNRETNDNGEDVEQSGVKNGDSAEKRTGPLPERSSPSDEDAARKVKENSTSLDEGSHGDYRSKTPGNEPSTTPAEEISRENYTGEKKKAPETTSPPALGVRNDDQVDLHNEESPDPNNTEAGKDDGSSPKTDLTPEEEKDIQDNTSPQRKEKVDVPTAQESAHAQHALPEVIGNQAGSIMCLIGILVVVVALLVPHLQPESPPQEEDVRQIDIFLRQLEKVKTQFPNQRAELWNRSKIHLLRHLQSAQPTEPVSLILTAGHKAETTLRCLAQGLASAFSSALNASVLHIDGASKASQDSDQVKLDIDSKLQGAFEGDKPVAVIERFEELPPGSTLIFYRYCDHENAAYKKTCLIFTVLLGDEEEIPAETRLSTVEEMVDDHLQKKFLSDGHPVSFDRMDLDKYGGLWSRISHLILPVAAEERIEHEGC; encoded by the exons ATGGCAGAGCAAGACCCAGATCACCACCACACAACAG aatgCAAGGACGAATCATCAGCTGAGTTAAAACAGTGGAAGACTGATATTTCTCCAAATGAAGAGCAGCAACTCTCCGTAG ATTCCGCTTCATCATCTGCATCcacaaacagagagactaacGACAATGGTGAAGACGTGGAGCAGTCTGACGTTAAAA ACGGTGATTCAGCTGAAAAGAGGACAGGGCCTCTTCCAGAACGGTCTTCACCCTCAGATGAGGACGCAGCGCGGAAGGTGAAGGAGAACAGCACGTCACTTGATGAAGGAAGTCATGGTGATTACAAGAGCAAGACACCAGGGAACGAGCCATCGACCACGCCAGCTGAAGAGATCTCCA ATTCGGCTTCATCATCTGCATCcacaaacagagagactaacGACAATGGTGAAGACGTGGAGCAGTCTGACGTTAAAA ACGGTGATTCAGCTGAAAAGAGGACAGGGCCTCTTCCAGAACGGTCTTCACCCTCAGATGAGGACGCAGCACGGAAGGTGAAGGAGAACAGCACGTCACTTGATGAAGGAAGTCATGGTGATTACAGGAGCAAGACACCAGGGAACGAGCCATCGACCACGCCAGCTGAAGAGATCTCCA ATTCGGCTTCATCATCTGCATCcacaaacagagagactaacGACAATGGTGAAGACGTGGAGCAGTCTGGTGTTAAAA ACGGTGATTCAGCTGAAAAGAGGACCGGGCCTCTTCCAGAACGGTCTTCACCCTCAGATGAGGACGCAGCGCGGAAGGTGAAGGAGAACAGCACGTCACTTGATGAAGGAAGTCATGGTGATTACAGGAGCAAGACACCAGGGAACGAGCCATCGACCACGCCAGCTGAAGAGATCTCCA GAGAAAACTACACCGGGGAGAAGAAGAAAGCACCAGAAACAACCAGCCCCCCAGCCCTGGGTGTCAGAAATGATGATCAAGTAGATCTACATAATGAAGAAAGCCCAGACCCTAACAACACTGAAGCTGGAAAGG ATGATGGAAGCAGCCCGAAGACAGATTTAACTCCTGAGGAAGAAAAGGATATACAGGATAACACCTCCCCACAGAGAAAGGAAAAGGTTGATGTTCCTACGGCTCAGGAGTCTGCTCATGCTCAACATGCACTTCCAGAGGTTATTGGAAATCAAGCAG GAAGTATAATGTGCCTGATAGGTATTTTGGTGGTAGTTGTTGCCTTGCTGGTGCCGCATCTCCAACCCGAATCTCCACCTCAGGAAGAAGATGTGCGGCAAATAGACATCTTCCTCAGGCAGTTGGAAAAAGTAAAGACTCAGTTTCCTAACCAGCGTGCTGAGCTCTGGAATAGGAGCAAGATCCACCTGCTGAGGCACCTCCAGTCAGCCCAGCCCACAGAGCCGGTCAGTCTGATCCTGACTGCAGGCCACAAAGCTGAGACCACACTGCGCTGCCTGGCTCAGGGGCTGGCCTCCGCCTTCTCGTCTGCCCTCAACGCCTCCGTCCTCCACATCGATGGAGCCAGCAAAGCCAGCCAGGACAGCGACCAGGTCAAACTGGACATCGACAGCAAGCTGCAGGGAGCTTTCGAAGGAGACAAACCCGTGGCTGTCATTGAGCGCTTCGAAGAGCTGCCTCCGGGCTCCACCCTTATTTTTTATCGCTACTGCGACCACGAGAACGCCGCCTACAAGAAGACGTGTCTGATCTTCACAGTACTGCTGGGGGACGAAGAGGAGATTCCTGCCGAGACTCGTTTGAGTACCGTGGAGGAGATGGTTGACGACCATCTGCAGAAGAAGTTCCTTTCGGATGGCCATCCAGTATCTTTTGACAGGATGGACCTTGATAAGTACGGTGGACTGTGGAGTCGTATTTCTCACCTCATCCTGCCTGTGGCAGCAGAGGAAAGGATAGAACATGAAGGGTGCTAG
- the LOC120565977 gene encoding torsin-1A-interacting protein 2-like isoform X2 has product MAEQDPDHHHTTECKDESSAELKQWKTDISPNEEQQLSVDSASSSASTNRETNDNGEDVEQSDVKNGDSAEKRTGPLPERSSPSDEDAARKVKENSTSLDEGSHGDYKSKTPGNEPSTTPAEEISSKEEETQSTNIDHASSSELKQWKTDISLNEEQQLSVDSASSSASTNRETNDNGEDVEQSDVKNGDSAEKRTGPLPERSSPSDEDAARKVKENSTSLDEGSHGDYRSKTPGNEPSTTPAEEISNSASSSASTNRETNDNGEDVEQSGVKNGDSAEKRTGPLPERSSPSDEDAARKVKENSTSLDEGSHGDYRSKTPGNEPSTTPAEEISRENYTGEKKKAPETTSPPALGVRNDDQVDLHNEESPDPNNTEAGKDDGSSPKTDLTPEEEKDIQDNTSPQRKEKVDVPTAQESAHAQHALPEVIGNQAGSIMCLIGILVVVVALLVPHLQPESPPQEEDVRQIDIFLRQLEKVKTQFPNQRAELWNRSKIHLLRHLQSAQPTEPVSLILTAGHKAETTLRCLAQGLASAFSSALNASVLHIDGASKASQDSDQVKLDIDSKLQGAFEGDKPVAVIERFEELPPGSTLIFYRYCDHENAAYKKTCLIFTVLLGDEEEIPAETRLSTVEEMVDDHLQKKFLSDGHPVSFDRMDLDKYGGLWSRISHLILPVAAEERIEHEGC; this is encoded by the exons ATGGCAGAGCAAGACCCAGATCACCACCACACAACAG aatgCAAGGACGAATCATCAGCTGAGTTAAAACAGTGGAAGACTGATATTTCTCCAAATGAAGAGCAGCAACTCTCCGTAG ATTCCGCTTCATCATCTGCATCcacaaacagagagactaacGACAATGGTGAAGACGTGGAGCAGTCTGACGTTAAAA ACGGTGATTCAGCTGAAAAGAGGACAGGGCCTCTTCCAGAACGGTCTTCACCCTCAGATGAGGACGCAGCGCGGAAGGTGAAGGAGAACAGCACGTCACTTGATGAAGGAAGTCATGGTGATTACAAGAGCAAGACACCAGGGAACGAGCCATCGACCACGCCAGCTGAAGAGATCTCCA GCAAGGAAGAAGAAACACAGTCCACAAACATTGATCATGCCTCATCATCTGAGTTAAAACAGTGGAAGACTGATATTTCTCTGAATGAAGAGCAGCAACTCTCCGTAG ATTCGGCTTCATCATCTGCATCcacaaacagagagactaacGACAATGGTGAAGACGTGGAGCAGTCTGACGTTAAAA ACGGTGATTCAGCTGAAAAGAGGACAGGGCCTCTTCCAGAACGGTCTTCACCCTCAGATGAGGACGCAGCACGGAAGGTGAAGGAGAACAGCACGTCACTTGATGAAGGAAGTCATGGTGATTACAGGAGCAAGACACCAGGGAACGAGCCATCGACCACGCCAGCTGAAGAGATCTCCA ATTCGGCTTCATCATCTGCATCcacaaacagagagactaacGACAATGGTGAAGACGTGGAGCAGTCTGGTGTTAAAA ACGGTGATTCAGCTGAAAAGAGGACCGGGCCTCTTCCAGAACGGTCTTCACCCTCAGATGAGGACGCAGCGCGGAAGGTGAAGGAGAACAGCACGTCACTTGATGAAGGAAGTCATGGTGATTACAGGAGCAAGACACCAGGGAACGAGCCATCGACCACGCCAGCTGAAGAGATCTCCA GAGAAAACTACACCGGGGAGAAGAAGAAAGCACCAGAAACAACCAGCCCCCCAGCCCTGGGTGTCAGAAATGATGATCAAGTAGATCTACATAATGAAGAAAGCCCAGACCCTAACAACACTGAAGCTGGAAAGG ATGATGGAAGCAGCCCGAAGACAGATTTAACTCCTGAGGAAGAAAAGGATATACAGGATAACACCTCCCCACAGAGAAAGGAAAAGGTTGATGTTCCTACGGCTCAGGAGTCTGCTCATGCTCAACATGCACTTCCAGAGGTTATTGGAAATCAAGCAG GAAGTATAATGTGCCTGATAGGTATTTTGGTGGTAGTTGTTGCCTTGCTGGTGCCGCATCTCCAACCCGAATCTCCACCTCAGGAAGAAGATGTGCGGCAAATAGACATCTTCCTCAGGCAGTTGGAAAAAGTAAAGACTCAGTTTCCTAACCAGCGTGCTGAGCTCTGGAATAGGAGCAAGATCCACCTGCTGAGGCACCTCCAGTCAGCCCAGCCCACAGAGCCGGTCAGTCTGATCCTGACTGCAGGCCACAAAGCTGAGACCACACTGCGCTGCCTGGCTCAGGGGCTGGCCTCCGCCTTCTCGTCTGCCCTCAACGCCTCCGTCCTCCACATCGATGGAGCCAGCAAAGCCAGCCAGGACAGCGACCAGGTCAAACTGGACATCGACAGCAAGCTGCAGGGAGCTTTCGAAGGAGACAAACCCGTGGCTGTCATTGAGCGCTTCGAAGAGCTGCCTCCGGGCTCCACCCTTATTTTTTATCGCTACTGCGACCACGAGAACGCCGCCTACAAGAAGACGTGTCTGATCTTCACAGTACTGCTGGGGGACGAAGAGGAGATTCCTGCCGAGACTCGTTTGAGTACCGTGGAGGAGATGGTTGACGACCATCTGCAGAAGAAGTTCCTTTCGGATGGCCATCCAGTATCTTTTGACAGGATGGACCTTGATAAGTACGGTGGACTGTGGAGTCGTATTTCTCACCTCATCCTGCCTGTGGCAGCAGAGGAAAGGATAGAACATGAAGGGTGCTAG